DNA from Bordetella genomosp. 13:
TCGGTAAGCGGCAGCAGATGACGCAGCACCAGCACGGTCACGGCATCGCCCAGCGCCACCTCGATCTGCGGCATGCGGTCGGGCGCCGACATGCTGGCGATCAGCGCGCGCAGCGGCATGAGCAGCGCGCTGACCGACGCCGGCAGGACGTGGCATTCGCGCATGTCGGCCACATAGCTGCTCTTGCGTTCGTGAAAGCCGACCAGCACGCCGCCCTTCTTGGGCACCACCCGCACCGACAGGCGGGCGCGATAGCGATAGCCCCACGTGGGCCCGTGCAGCGGAGGCAGCATGCGCGACGGACGCAGCTTGCCGATGTGCCAGAAGGTGTCCTCGAGCGCGCGCTGCTTGATGGCGACCTGCGCGGAGGGCTCGAGATGCTGCATGGCGCAGCCGCCGCACACGCCGAAGTGCGGGCAGCGCGGCACGACGCGCTGCGAGGACGGCGTCAGGACGGACTCGACGCGCGCGATCTCGTAGGACGGCTTGCGGCGCACGGTGGCCGTGGCCACGCGTTCGCCAGGCAGGGCGCCCTCGACGAACACGACCTTGCCGTCGCGGCGGGCGATGCCCCGGGCTTCCAGGTCCAGGGACTCGATTTTCAATACGTCGGACATCTCTTACACGCAATCCAGATTCACGGGCAACCCGGCATTGTAAGAGTTGTGCGTCGGCGATGAAAAACGCCCCTGGGCCGGGCGATTCCGGGCCAGGGGTGCGATGAGACCGCGGACGCGGCCGTCTCGGCCTCAGAACGTGCGCGACACCGAGAACACGCCGCCGATGCGGCCGGACGGATGCCCGTTCTTGGTGGGCAGCCAGTCGTCGTGGTTGGCGCCCACGACCGCCGCGCCCAGCACCCAGCCCTTCAGGTCTTTGGTGACGCCGAACTTGTAGTCGACGTAGCCGCTGATGTGCTCGCCTTCGGACGTGTACGACACGGCGCCCTTCAGGCGCTGGTAGCCGACGTGGCCGACCAGGCCCCAGCCGTCGCCCAGGTCATAGGTGCCGCTGGCGTCCAGGTACCACGTGTTCTTGGTGTCGTCCACGCCGAAGAAATCGCTGGGCGTGTACGAGTACTTCAGCGAAAACGTCTTGTAGGTCAGGCCCAGGTAGATGTCGGTGTTCGTGATGCTGTCGCCGTCCTTGGGCGCCGTCGAGCCCGGGTAGTAGTAATGCAGCGCGCCGACGTCCAGGCCCAGGTCGCCCGCGATGGGACCGCGCCAGCCGCCGTAGAAGTCCATTTCCAGGTTGCCATCGGCGATCACGAAATCGGACACGTTCGAGTTCCAGTTGCCCAGGTAGAAGCCGGAACTGTGCGTGAGATCGATGCCCACCTGTGCCGCCGGACGGAAGTCGGTCTGCGAGAAGCCGCGGAACCGGTAGTCGTTGACAATTGCGGCGTTGCCGGTCAGCGAGAAGCCTGCGCCCAGATCGGTGGGTTCGGCGTGCACGGCCGACGGGGCCCCGCACGCGGCGGCGATGGCGAATGAGGAGGCAAGCAGCGTCTTCTTCATGAGTACGTTCCTGAGCGAAAGAATGGAGTAAGGGCAGGCTCCAGATGCCCTGCGAACCGGATACGAATCGTCAGATTCGCTACCAGCTTGCAAAACCTGAAGCACGAACCATGCCAACTTTCTTCGCTAGCACGCGCTACACCGAAGAGGCGATTGCCGCACCGATTTGGTACGGAAGACGCGAACGGAGACCCGGATGTGTGCACCGCTGTGGTGCTGCTGAGGGCGCGCCTGCCCCGGTTCGGCACGGAACCGGCCGGCCTGGCCCGCTGGAAACGAGCGGCCATCCTGCACACGAGCCTGGAACGGCCGAACGCCGCCATCGGCAGAACGATGGCGGCGTGGCGAGAGAGACGGGAGAGATCTGGCGTCAGCCGGCCGACGACGGCGTGGCCTGCTGATGCTGCGCGCGCCGCTGCTGGACGCGCTCGGCGCGCTGCTCATGGCGCTCTTTCATGCGGGCCTGGCGGGCCTTGATCAGTTCGGCCACCTGGCCGCGCTGGGTGTCGTTCAGGCTGTCCCACACGGCCAGCCACTTGTCACGCACCTGGCCCTTCTGTGCCAGGAACTGCTCGCGACCGCTTTCGGACGAAGCCATCAACGCGCGCGGATCGAGCTTGCCGTCGGCCAGTTGCTTGTCCAGCAGAGAGCGGCGGTCCGCGCCGGCTTCGTGACGCGACTTGAACAGATCGCGCTGGGCCGTACGGGCCTGTTCGACCAACCCCTGCTGCTTGGCATCCAGCTTCAGCGATTCGAGCTGAGCCTTGGATACCGGGCCCAGGCCAGGAATCAGCAGGCCGTCGCGGCCCATGTGGCCATGGCGGCGGTGATGGCCGCGATGCTCTTTCTTGGCCTCGGACGCGCCCGGCGCGGTCGACTGCTGGGTGGCGGACGGCGCGGCGCTGTCGGCCGTGGCGGCGATGGACGGAGCGCTCAGCAGGCCCGCGGTGATGGCCATGCCGAGGCCGGCCAGGGTGGAACGAAGTGCGTATCGGGACATGAGGAATCTCCTGAGGGTGGGAACGCGAGGCCATTGTGCGTCGAGCCCGGTTTCAGTCGAGTTTCGCGCGCGTCCCGCTTGTTTCAGTCGATTGCCCGCGTTTTTGCAGGAGATCCGCGATGGCGCGGGCGTCGATGCCGCAAAGGCCCCAGGCCGCAAGCTGTACCTGGTCGGCGGTGCGCAGGCGGTCGCGCAGTTGCGCCGACACCGTGCCAAAACACTGTGCGATCAGGTGTTCCATGAAGCTGGACCGCCCTCCTTCGCGCGCGCAGCGCAAGGCCGCCTGCTCGTCCTCCCATGCCGCATGGCGCCGCGACGCATCGACCCGCGGCGGCTGCACGGAAGATACGACTTCAGCAGGTTCGGAGGCCGAGGGCAAGGCAGGACGGCGGATAGGGTTCATGGTGTCATCGACAGGGTTGTGACGCGGCCTTGCAGAAATGCTAGGGCTGCGTTGCGCGCATCGCGCAGTGTGAGGGCGCCTATCAGTCAGGTCCGATGCGGCATGCGGCACGGCGCCACGCGGTACCGCACGCCGGACCTCATCGGCTGAATCGCAGCTTGGACATCGCGCGTATCGTGGCCCACGCCACCCAGCGCGGGCTGGTCCAGCGCGCCGCGGGCAGTCGGCGCATCGCCTCGACCGCGATGCCCCCGCGCCGATGCCATTCCCTCTTGCGCGTCTGGCTGTCGGTCCAGCGCCCGACCAGCCACGGCGATTCGCGCCGCCCCGGCTTGTATACGGGCGGCGTGTTGAAAATCATGATGTAGGCCAGGCGCGGATTCGGCGAGATATTCGCCCCGGTGTAGTGCAAGGTACGAGCGTCGTGCACGGTGCAGTCGCCCGCCCGCAACGGCACCGGCACCGCCTGGCCGGGATCGAACTCGCCGCAGCACTGCAGCGGGTGCAGCGACTTGTCCCCGCCGGGCGAGCGGTGCTCCAGCACGTCCCACCGGTTCGACCCCGGGATGAACTGCATGCATCCGTTGGTCTCGTCCACGGGCTGCAGCGCGAGCCAGATGCTGAGTTCGCGGTACTCGAAATCCGGCGACCGGAAGGCCTCGTCCTGGTGCCATGGCGTCTCCGGGCCGATGAAGGCCGGCTTGAGCAGCGCATGCTCGCCGTATAACGCCGCCTCGTCGCCCAGCAGTTGGCGCGCCAGCGCCGTGGCCCGTTGGAAATACTGGGTCTTCAAGAGTTCCGGCGCGTAATGCCGCGGGTCGTGCAGACTGGGGAATTTGGGCGGCGCCGACGGGTCGTCGCGACTGGCGAAGTCGTATTGGGCGCCCTCCTCGTAGCCCGTGCGTTCCTCGAAGAGCTTCAAGAGAATCGTCCGTATCTGATGCACCTCATCCCTGGGACAAATCTCCTCGACCGAAAGATATCCCTGACGGCGGTACAGGGACGTTTCCTCGTCGGACAGCACGGCGGCGTCTTCGATCATTCCGTTCTCCTGGCTCATCACTTTCAGTCTCCTCGAAAGTCTCGGACATCCGTCCTTATGCGCGTCTCCGATTGACCGTAACGTATCGCCATGAGCGCGCCCGCAGCCATCGAGCGTCGGCCCTAGGACGAAACACCGAGGAAGGGACGAGCGGCATACGGGATTCGCGGAACGACATCCGCCATATGCGTGAAATGGCTACGCCGATCCCCGCCCGGATGCTTAGCTCGTTGCGGTCAATACCGCCGCGAAATCGTCGCTATACGCTACGGAAGTTTTCAATCGGCGTAGCCCGCGCCCATGCCTCGGGCATCTGGTCGGCGACTAGGCCGAGCCGGGCGTCATGGCCGATTGTGCGAAGATGAGAGAGGAGCGCAACGACGGCTGTCGCAGGCAAGATGCGCCACCCGTGCCGATATACGGTTTTCGCGGCTCGAATGCGCATGCCCGCCGCGGCGCCGCTTCGGCGGGTCGGGCGGTGCTGCTGTCGGGGAAGAATGGGAGCGGGCGCGGCGGGATGCGCGCGCCCGGCGGGGCAGCATGGCGGCTAGGCCGCGTCCCAGGCCGCCAGGTACTCTTTCCAGTGCGGCGCGTCGCTGGCCGCCAGGGTGTCGCGCACCAGCGCGATCTCGGCCTCGTACGCAGCGTGGTCGAGTTCGCCGCGCAGGAAGCGGAAGCGGCAGTACACCAGCCAGGTGTTCACCACATCGGTCTCGCAATAGGCGCGCACGGCATCGGCCTGGCCGTTGTTCCAGGCCTCCCACACCTTGCTGCCGTCCATGCCCAGCTTGCCGGGAAAACCGCACAGCTTGGCCAGCTCGTCCAGCGGCGCGTTGGCGCGGCCGTTGTACTTGGCCAGCAGGTCCATCAGGTCGCAATGGCGGGCGTGATAGCGGCTGATGTAGTTGTTGTACTTGAAGTCGCGGTCTTCCTCGCCCATGTCCCAATAGCGCGGGGCCTGGACGCCGTGGATCAGGCTTCGGTAGTGCAGCACGGGCAGGTCGAAGCCCGAGCCGTTCCAGCTGACCAGGCGCGGGGTATAGCGCTCGATGGTCTTGAAGAACATCGACAACAGCGCGGGTTCGGGATCGTCCGGCTGTCCCAGGCACTTCACGCGAAAGCCCTGGTCGTCGCGGAACACGCAGCCCACCACCGCCACGCGATGCAGGTGCAGCGGCAGGAAATCATGCCCCACGGCCTCGCGCCGCGCGGCGAAGGCGCGCTCGGCGACCTCGAGGTCGGGCACGTCGGCGCCCCAGCCGTGCAGCCGGCGCAGGCCGGCCACGTCGGGCAGGGTTTCGAGGTCGAAGACGAGGGTGGGCGTCATGGCCGGGCCGGGATGTGCGGTTCGATGTGGCGCGCGGCGATCATCGCGCGGGCAGGTACTGCAGCGGATCGACGGGAGTGCCCTGGCGGCGGATCTCGAAGTGCAGCCTGGGCGACGTGGTGTCGGTCTGGCCTATCTCGGCGATCTTCGCGCCGCGCTTGACGTCCTGGCCCGTCTTCACCAGCAGCGCGCGATTGTGCGCATAGGCCGTGATGAAGCCGTTCTGGTGGTTGATGATGACCAGGTTGCCCAGGCCGCGCACGCCGTTGCCGCTGTACATGACCTTGCCGTCGGCGGCGGCGACCACCGGGTCGCCCGCGGCGCCGGCGATGTCGATGCCCTTGGTGTTGGAGTTGAACTGCTGCATGATCGCGCCGCTGGCGGGCCAGCCCCACGCGATGACGTTGGCATCGGAAGCGCGCGGCGGCGCCGGGGTGGCGGGCTTGGGCGTCTCGGGCGGGGTGGCCGGCGTGGCCGCGGGCGGCGTGCCGCCGTCCGTGGGGGTGGCCGGCTTGTCGGGATCGGCGGGCGGCGCATCCAGCGGCACGGGCTCGGAAGGCTTGCTGGGCGCGGTCGCGATGGGCTGGGGAGCGCTGGGAGGCGTGGACGGCGCGGCGCCGGAGCCGCCCGCGGCCGAGCCGGACAGCTTCAGCACCTGCCCCACCGAGATCTGGTTTGGATCGGTGATGTTGTTCCAACGGCGCAGGCTGTCGACGTCGACATTGTTGCTGCGCGCGATGCGATACAGGCTGTCGCCCGGCTTGACCACATAGGTGCCGCCGGGAGCGGCCTTGTCGCCCGCGGGCTGCTGCGACATGTCGACGATGGGCGCCTGGCGGGTGCTGGTGCAGCCGGCCAGCGCCAGCGCAAGAATTACCATCGTGGCCTGCAGGACCCGGCCGGACGGACGCGCGAGCGCGCGCGAGGATATTGCAGCGGTCAGTGGCAACTGCCCGTTGAGCATACGATTCTCCTGTTGCTCAAGTTTGTATTCCAGCTCGCAGAGGCACGAAGCGCACGGCTTCGAGCTCGCGGCGATTCCAACTGGCCGTGCCGGTGCGCTCGACCAGCACCAGCCGCTGGCTGGCGCCGCCTTCTGGCGCGATAAGGCGGCCGCCCGGCGCCAGTTGCGCAAGCAGGGCCTGAGGAATGCTCAGGCCCGCCGCAGCCACAACGATAGCATCGAACGGCGCCACGCCGGGCAAGCCCAGCATGCCGTCGCCATGCACCAGCCGCACGCGCGTGGCGAGTTTCAGGGCGCGCAGATGCGTGCGCGCCAGCTCGAACAGGCCTCGGATGCGCTCGATGGCAT
Protein-coding regions in this window:
- a CDS encoding TorF family putative porin encodes the protein MKKTLLASSFAIAAACGAPSAVHAEPTDLGAGFSLTGNAAIVNDYRFRGFSQTDFRPAAQVGIDLTHSSGFYLGNWNSNVSDFVIADGNLEMDFYGGWRGPIAGDLGLDVGALHYYYPGSTAPKDGDSITNTDIYLGLTYKTFSLKYSYTPSDFFGVDDTKNTWYLDASGTYDLGDGWGLVGHVGYQRLKGAVSYTSEGEHISGYVDYKFGVTKDLKGWVLGAAVVGANHDDWLPTKNGHPSGRIGGVFSVSRTF
- a CDS encoding phytanoyl-CoA dioxygenase family protein, with product MIEDAAVLSDEETSLYRRQGYLSVEEICPRDEVHQIRTILLKLFEERTGYEEGAQYDFASRDDPSAPPKFPSLHDPRHYAPELLKTQYFQRATALARQLLGDEAALYGEHALLKPAFIGPETPWHQDEAFRSPDFEYRELSIWLALQPVDETNGCMQFIPGSNRWDVLEHRSPGGDKSLHPLQCCGEFDPGQAVPVPLRAGDCTVHDARTLHYTGANISPNPRLAYIMIFNTPPVYKPGRRESPWLVGRWTDSQTRKREWHRRGGIAVEAMRRLPAARWTSPRWVAWATIRAMSKLRFSR
- a CDS encoding 3'-5' exonuclease yields the protein MTPTLVFDLETLPDVAGLRRLHGWGADVPDLEVAERAFAARREAVGHDFLPLHLHRVAVVGCVFRDDQGFRVKCLGQPDDPEPALLSMFFKTIERYTPRLVSWNGSGFDLPVLHYRSLIHGVQAPRYWDMGEEDRDFKYNNYISRYHARHCDLMDLLAKYNGRANAPLDELAKLCGFPGKLGMDGSKVWEAWNNGQADAVRAYCETDVVNTWLVYCRFRFLRGELDHAAYEAEIALVRDTLAASDAPHWKEYLAAWDAA
- a CDS encoding peptidoglycan DD-metalloendopeptidase family protein, with translation MLNGQLPLTAAISSRALARPSGRVLQATMVILALALAGCTSTRQAPIVDMSQQPAGDKAAPGGTYVVKPGDSLYRIARSNNVDVDSLRRWNNITDPNQISVGQVLKLSGSAAGGSGAAPSTPPSAPQPIATAPSKPSEPVPLDAPPADPDKPATPTDGGTPPAATPATPPETPKPATPAPPRASDANVIAWGWPASGAIMQQFNSNTKGIDIAGAAGDPVVAAADGKVMYSGNGVRGLGNLVIINHQNGFITAYAHNRALLVKTGQDVKRGAKIAEIGQTDTTSPRLHFEIRRQGTPVDPLQYLPAR